TCCCAGGTTTATGAAAGGCTATACCCGGTTTTCAAACAATGTTATCTTTCCCTGGTAGAAGTTTATGAATCTTTAGCGTCTCTTGGTCAAGATGAAAGATAGTGAAAGACATTTGTTGATTATTTCCAACGGTCATGGTGAAGATAATATCGGGGCACTTCTTTCTGATAAGCTTCGCGAAGTCTTAGAAGGCGAAATCCCGGTGAAGGCCTTACCTCTGGTTGGGAAGGGGATTGCCTATTTAGAAAGAAACGTAGAAATCGTTGCTTCTTTCCCCAGTTTGCCCAGCGAGGGACTTGCCAAGTACGGGGTTTTAAATTTCTTCAGAGATCTTAAGGCGGGGCTCGTTGATCAGCTCAAAAAACAAATAAGGCTTTTGAGCGAAATTAAGGAAAAGATTTGGTTATCTTTGTGTGTTGGAGACGTATTTCTGGCCTATCTGGTTTTTTTGGGATTGAAAAGAAGAGTTTTTCTTTTGCTTGTGGGAAGAACGGTGCGTACGAGGCCTTTTTCCGTTTTTGAAAAGAATATTTTGAAAAAGTGCACCCAACTGATATGGACCAAAGATGAGGAAACCTATCGGGCTCTTTCGAGTTTTCTCCCCCAAGCTGTTTATGTGGGCGATCCCATTATGGACCTTGGTGGAGATTCTTTCTGTGAACAGGGCTTTTTTTGGCGAAAGAAAAGTGGCTTTCGGGTAGTTATTTTACCTGGCAGCAGGAATCAGCAGCTTGAAAAACTTTCCGTGCTTCTTGAGGCCGTTTTTCTGGTTTCTCAAGAAGCTTCTGTTGAATGGGTTCTGGTAAAAGCTCCAAACCAGAGTCTGGAAGAGCTAGTTGCTTTCGCACCTGATTGGTATTGCGACGGGGATTGTTTTTGGAAGAAAGGTGTGCCAGTAAGAATTTTTTGTGGGCCGGTTGCCAGTGTGGCGAAAGGAGCAGATCTGGTAGTCGGTTTTGGGGGTACTGCAAACCAGATATGTGCGGGTTTGGGGGTCCCTGTGCTGGCGGTGGGTGGTAAGGAAAAAAAGTCCCAAAAGAAAATTTTGGGAGAAGCTGTAAAAGTGGTGCTGCCGGAGGTAAAAGCTATCAAAGAAAATCTTCTGTGCTTGCTTAACGATTCCGAAAAGAGAGCCGAAATGAGCCGTATTGGGCGAGAAAGAATGGGTTCACCCGGCGCTTTGGACCGCATTGCTGGTCAGATTAAAGAGTTGGTAAGGGCAGAGGGTGCTGTGGAAATCCCTCTGCCCGGCCAATCAAGGTAAATTTACGACTTCGATACTGGCTTCATCATTGTTAATAACAAAAAGTTTATTTCCCTCTGGAGATATGGCCATGGCCCAGGGTTTAAAGTCAAGGTTAATTTCCTGAAGAACTGTTGTTTCTTCGAGGTCGATTATGCTCAAACTTCGAGAGCCATTGTTTGACACGTAAGCGTATTTCCCATCTGGAGAGATTTCCACAAACCAGGGCCACTCTCCCACACTGATTGAATCCACTGCGTTCAAGTTTGGGATGTCAACAATGGTTATCGTGTTGGATTCGCTATTGACTACTACAGCAAGGTTACCAGAAGGAGTTATTTTAATATCCCAGGGAGCTTGGCCGGTAGGTATTTTCTTGATTTCTGACCAGGCAGTGGTATCAATTACTGAGAGGCTTGCTGATCCAGAATTAGCTACAAAAACGTATTTTTTGTCAGGGGAGACGGCTATTCCGTAGGGAGCTGTTCCAACTTGGACTTGTTTGGTAATCTGCTGGCTTGCTATATCTATTATCAGCAAGCTGTTGTTTATCCAGTCACTTACTAAAAGAGTTTGATCATCGAATAGAGCCGCATTTTGGGGTAAGGCTTCCAGAGCTATTTCAGCGGTTTCACTGAAATTGAGAAGATCGATTACCGAGACACTGTTTGACCTGTAGTTAACGACGTAGGCGGTTGAACCGTCACTTGATAGGGCGATACTCTGGGGACCCATCCCGGTTTCGACTTGGGCTTTTTCGGAAAGAGTGTCGACATCCAGTAGGGAAAGAACGTTTGAATCAAAAAGTGTTACCAAAAGAGTGTTTCCATCAGTGGACAAAGAAAGGTTGGATGGAGTACCGTCCAGAATAGTTCCACCCCATGACACGCCGCAGGACAAAAAACAGAAAATCGTGATCCATAGTAACAATACTGAAAGTTTTCTGTTCACCTCAAAAACCTCCTTTGATTAAGAAAATTTTTCTTCCCAGTGGGTTAGCCTGAAAACACCGTTAGGATTAAGTGGTGGAGGATTATCCAGAAGGTCTACATTGTAAACTATGTCTGCGTTGCCTGTAAACTTGATTTCTTCACCCACCACAGATCCAAATATTTGCGAGTTACCAGCTATTTTTATGGTCCCGTTAGGAGCAAAAAAAACACCGGTTACTTCTCCATTTCCGTTGATTGTGGATTCTCCATCGCTCAAGCTTACAAAAGCTACCGAAGCAGGCTGGTTTAAAACATGCTCCATGTTGCCATTAAGAGTAATTGTCCCTTCCACAATAAAAATCCCTTGTCCTTTAACGGACGCATTGCCGTTTATGTGCAAATTGCCCCGTATATATACCACTGCATTATTTTCAAGAGTTATGTGGGTGTTGCCGGTAAGGTGCAGGTTCCCGTCGATGAAAGTATTACTAAGGTTGAGATTATTATTCCCGGAGTAGGTGAGGTCGTCAGAGTAGTTAGTACCACTTTGGGCTTTGTTCATCCAGGTTATTCGCATTTCTTCTGTGACTTCTGGTATTTCCTGATAATATGCTTCACCTTCCAGGATTCCCTGTTCAATGGTTGCATTGCCTCGAATGGTTACTGTACCATAGGCTGAAATTGCTGCACCTGAGATATATGTGTTGCCCTTTGCTTCGATATCGTGGTGGGCATATACGTTGCCATGTATTTTGTTTTCATCAGAGCTTCTGATGAGGGAATTTCCAGTTAGTTCCAAATCCGTTTCTGAAGCCAATGCATTGCGAAAAACTGCTGGCATGGAAGGTTCTTCTTCAAAGTTGCAGGTTATAGTTTTGGCAATTCCTGATGAGATACCAACAAAGTCCATAGTGTCCGAGGGTATTTTGGGGTACTTAAAAGTAAAGTCTTCTATCTGAAAAACGTAATTGCTTTCTTCTTCCCCCACTTTGTTAGTTGAAATGTCGATGCCATTGTTTTTTTTGTATAGGAAATCTTCAATGCCAGCTTCAGCGGCATAAAGAGCTTGTAACTGACGAGCAGCAATGAGGGCTTTACGATATCCGGAAGTGGTGAGTGTCGATGCTGCACCAAGAATTATTGCCACTGCTCCCACGAGCGCAAGTACTGCCACCATTACTGAGCCATGTTCCTTGGGCAAAAATTTTTTTCTCATCTTTTCACCTCCTTACGCGGGAAGAGGGTTGCGTACGGTTACTGAGGTGTGAAAATATCTTATTCTATTTCCCAGAACTACTCCTACTTCTATACTGATTTTCTGAGAAGTCCTCTCTACTTCGAGAGAATAAATGTTATCTATTAACACAGTTGATTTGACGAGAGAAGATTCTCGGTAAATGCTTTTTTGAAGCATATATACTTTTTCGCCTTTATCTTCCCACAGGTTTTTGTTGAGCACAATCTCGTATCGCACTTCCAGATTTTCACTTTCCTCCTCAGGGTCGGGAATAAAAAGGGTGAAGAGAAGGAAAGGCTGAGGATTTTCTTCTTCAATTTGGGAGTCAAAATAGTTGATGTCTCCTCCCTCTGAATTTATGTTCACTAACAGGGCGTTACGAACTTCCTGTGAAATGCTTTTAAGCAAAAGATTTACTTGGTCTACAGAAATCTGCTTAAAGGTGGTACTCCGACTTTGCCGATTAGCCAACAACAGAAACTGGTATAGTGCTCCCAAAATCAACCCTAAGGCAGCTATTATCAGAAGTAGTTCAATCATAGAGAGCCCATGTTCTCTGTTATTCCGAGCTCGAAACAATGTAGTCATTAAGTCCTCCTTTTACAATATAAGTAGCTACCTTAAAACTTCGCTCCTGTCCAAGTTGGCTTGTCGGTTCTTTCCAGGTTAAATTAACCACCAGTTTAATTTTGTCTTCTGCTTCCCGGGTAAAACTGAGATAAGAATTTTCAAGTATGCCGGGTAGTAAGGAGAGATCTGGCGCTGGATTGTCTCCATCCCAGAAGTTGGCTAAATCCAGCTCTAAACTGGGATTTTCTTCCAGGTTGTAGGTATCGACTATTTCCTGGAAACTTTTGCTTCTCAGATAATCCATAATGTTCTGGGCGACAGTTGTAGCCGCAAGAAGTGCTTGAGCAGAATGTTGGGTAGAAGTTGTTTGCCACAGGAGAAAAGCGAGAGCACTTACCGCGAAGACTACAATAGAGATAATAAGTATAACTTCAATTAACGAGGAGCCCCGTTCTGGTGAAAAGCATTCTTTTGGATTTAACATGCCCTTCCTCCTCTATTGAGGAAGATGAATTTGCACTTTTGCTCCTGCTTCTGCCTTCAGTCTTTCTCGAGCATTTCCTTGATTGACGGCTATTTCCAGAAAACCCGAACTATCTCCATGGATCAGGATTTCACCTTGAGGAATGCTACCGTAAGTTGGTGCATAGTGTACTGTGTATATCTCACCACTTATATATATCGGCAATTTTTGATAAAACTTTAGTCCTTTTTGAGTAAAAAGCCAGGTTTCTGGAATGTTGGTTTCTATGTTGCCAAAGCGGTCAAAAAAGGCAATTTCACCAGTGATTTTACCTTTTTCAAGTCGTGGTTTCTGGTAATCGAGTAAAGTAATTTCTGGAAGAAGAGGTCCAAAGTTTTCAAGAGGCATGCCTTTGCTTAGGAACGCAGCGCAGGGGGCAAATATATCTCTTCCGTGAAAGCTGGTTGATGGTTGCTTTTTGTAAAACAGGTCGGCGTTGGCAAGCTCCCTTATCTCAAGGATGGTATCTTCTTCTGCAACAAGGGTGAATAACCCATTATCTGGACCTACAAAGAAGTAGCCGCTCTGGGTGGAAAAAGCTATTGCTTTTCTTTCGGTGCCTACACCATGGTCAACAACCGTCAGGAACACCGTTCGAGGTGGAAAGTCTCTATATGCTCTGTAAAGCACGTGCATTGCCTCTCGAACACAGAAAGGTTCAATCTCATGGGTGAGATCGATGACCTTCGCTTCTGGGTTGATGGAATGTATAACTGCTTTACATACTCCTACGTAATAGCTTTTTAATCCCCAGTCCGAAAGGAAAGCAATGAGCATCTTTTTCTCCTTCAGGGAGACTTATCCATTCTTTGCTGGATAAAAAATTTTACCACTTGCTTTGAGTTGGAAAAATCGAATTTAAAAGCTCGACTTAAGTTTTTCAAAAAGTTTTGTGCGATAATAGTCGAAGTAGATTTGGTTTGTGTTTTATTGGAAATGAGTTCCTGGAACAGCGGAAAAGTAGTTTATCTGGGCATCTTCACCGGTATTGCCATTGCACTGCATATCCTGGAAGGTAGCTTTTCTCCTTTGCTTCCTGTACCAGGAGCAAAAGTGGGATTGGCTAATATTGTTACCTTATTCGTATTTTTTATAGTTGGCCCCCGTGATGCCCTATTAGTTTTATTGCTCCGTATACTGGTGGGTAATCTTTTGGGAGGTACTTTTTTAAATGTTGGTTTCTTTCTGAGTGTGAGTGGAGGACTTAGCAGTTTTCTGGCTCTTTGTGTTCTTTCAAAGAGAATGCATTCGGTTGCTGTTCTCAGTGTGATTTCAGCGGTGGTCCACAACCTTGTTCAGCTTTTGGTAGCCTTTTCGTACATAGAGAGCAGAGCCATATTCCTGTATTTACCCCTTCTTGTTTTTTCGGGGGTGACTTTTGGGTTTTTTTGCGGCTATGCTGGTGCTTTTCTCATAAGTGTCTGGCGTCAACGCTTTGCTGGAAACTGAGACTATCTCTTGACAATGAGAGAGGCTTTCTATATGGTATTCTGAAAGTTGATAAGCCGTTTTAGGAGGCGTAAGGTAATGGAAAAGAAAATCAGTGATGGAAAAGTCATCCTGACCCGTAAGGGTTATGAAAAACTTGAGGAAGAACTTAAGTTTCTCAAGTCTGTGAAACGCAAGGAAGTAGCTGAGAAGATTCAGCACGCTCTCTCTTTTGG
This portion of the Thermatribacter velox genome encodes:
- a CDS encoding Gx transporter family protein, which gives rise to MSSWNSGKVVYLGIFTGIAIALHILEGSFSPLLPVPGAKVGLANIVTLFVFFIVGPRDALLVLLLRILVGNLLGGTFLNVGFFLSVSGGLSSFLALCVLSKRMHSVAVLSVISAVVHNLVQLLVAFSYIESRAIFLYLPLLVFSGVTFGFFCGYAGAFLISVWRQRFAGN
- a CDS encoding S-adenosyl-l-methionine hydroxide adenosyltransferase family protein, producing the protein MLIAFLSDWGLKSYYVGVCKAVIHSINPEAKVIDLTHEIEPFCVREAMHVLYRAYRDFPPRTVFLTVVDHGVGTERKAIAFSTQSGYFFVGPDNGLFTLVAEEDTILEIRELANADLFYKKQPSTSFHGRDIFAPCAAFLSKGMPLENFGPLLPEITLLDYQKPRLEKGKITGEIAFFDRFGNIETNIPETWLFTQKGLKFYQKLPIYISGEIYTVHYAPTYGSIPQGEILIHGDSSGFLEIAVNQGNARERLKAEAGAKVQIHLPQ
- a CDS encoding YncE family protein, with protein sequence MNRKLSVLLLWITIFCFLSCGVSWGGTILDGTPSNLSLSTDGNTLLVTLFDSNVLSLLDVDTLSEKAQVETGMGPQSIALSSDGSTAYVVNYRSNSVSVIDLLNFSETAEIALEALPQNAALFDDQTLLVSDWINNSLLIIDIASQQITKQVQVGTAPYGIAVSPDKKYVFVANSGSASLSVIDTTAWSEIKKIPTGQAPWDIKITPSGNLAVVVNSESNTITIVDIPNLNAVDSISVGEWPWFVEISPDGKYAYVSNNGSRSLSIIDLEETTVLQEINLDFKPWAMAISPEGNKLFVINNDEASIEVVNLP